A portion of the Manihot esculenta cultivar AM560-2 chromosome 2, M.esculenta_v8, whole genome shotgun sequence genome contains these proteins:
- the LOC110608574 gene encoding phosphoinositide phospholipase C 4 isoform X2 yields MRTCFSGKFRITETEPPSDVKEAFVKYTEGKNYMTAEQLQRFMVEVQSEGGASVSDAEMIVDQILQKRHHITKCVRSCLTLDDFHHFLFSTDLNPPISNQVEQDMTAPLSNYFIYTGHNSYLTGNQISSDCSDVPIEKALKRGVRAVELDVWPNSAKDDVLVLHGWTLTTPVKLITCLKSIKEHAFSSSPYPVIITLEDHLTENLQAKVAQMIAETFGDMLFYPETECLKEFPSPEELKYKIIISAKPPKVKGDLEAKCMKGNGVDLLKERDSSEDIWGKDLSPISSHQEEDGKSDGDTSEQNQGDEYKNVCNHELRPREAPAYKHLISINAGKPKGGLKAALKLEFDNVIRISLSEQKFEKVVATHGTDVVRFTQKNILRIYPKGIRIDSSNYKPMNGWLHGAQMVALNMQGYGPENQTFDPRAKLPVKKTLKVKVYMGDGWHLDFKRAQFTLFSSPDFYIRVGIAGAQADKTMKKTKKRENNWTPIWDEEFTFPLTVPELALLRVEVHDRIMPEKDDFAGQTCLPVSQLRPGIRAVPLFNRKGNKFSSMRLLMGFEFPGSAKF; encoded by the exons ATGAGAACGTGCTTTAGTGGGAAGTTTAGGATCACAGAGACAGAACCACCGTCGGATGTGAAGGAAGCATTCGTGAAGTACACGGAAGGCAAGAACTACATGACGGCAGAACAGCTGCAGCGGTTCATGGTAGAAGTTCAGAGTGAAGGTGGCGCTTCAGTCTCTGATGCAGAGATGATAGTGGATCAGATTTTGCAGAAGCGTCATCATATCACAAAGTGTGTAAGGAGCTGTCTCACTCTTGATGATTTTCACCATTTCCTTTTCTCAACAGATCTCAATCCACCCATAAGTAACCAG GTTGAGCAAGATATGACAGCACCTTTGTCCAATTATTTCATATATACAGGGCACAATTCATATTTGACAGGAAATCAAATCAGCAGTGATTGTAGTGATGTCCCTATTGAAAAGGCGCTGAAAAGAGGTGTGAGAGCTGTGGAACTTGATGTATGGCCCAATTCAGCAAAAGATGATGTACTTGTTCTCCATGGATG GACCCTTACAACTCCTGTGAAGCTAATTACGTGTTTGAAGTCCATTAAAGAGCATGCCTTCTCTTCATCTCCATACCCTGTGATAATAACCCTTGAAGATCACCTCACTGAGAATCTACAAGCTAAAGTAGCGCAG atGATTGCCGAGACATTTGGAGACATGCTATTTTATCCTGAAACTGAATGTTTGAAAGAATTCCCTTCGCCAGAGGAACTGAAGTATAAGATAATTATATCAGCCAAACCCCCAAAAGTGAAAGGGGATCTTGAAGCTAAATGCATGAAGGGAAACGGAGTTGATCTACTGaaggaaagagattctagtGAAGATATATGGGGGAAGGACCTATCACCCATTTCATCTCACCAGGAAGAGGATGGGAAG AGTGATGGAGATACAAGTGAGCAGAATCAGGGTGATGAGTACAAGAATGTCTGTAATCATGAACTGCGGCCACGAGAAGCACCTGCATACAAGCATCTAATTTCCATTAATGCTGGAAAGCCCAAGGGTGGGTTAAAGGCCGCATTAAAGCTTGAATTTGATAATGTTATACGCATTAGCCTGAGTGAGCAGAAGTTTGAGAAGGTTGTTGCAACCCATGGAACAGATGTCGTCAG ATTCACTCAGAAGAACATTTTGAGGATATATCCTAAGGGTATTAGGATCGACTCCTCCAACTACAAGCCAATGAATGGTTGGCTGCATGGAGCTCAAATGGTTGCACTTAACATGCAG GGATATG GTCCAGAAAATCAGACATTTGATCCTAGAGCTAAATTGCCAGTGAAGAAAACACTAAAG GTTAAAGTTTATATGGGAGACGGATGGCATTTAGATTTTAAGCGAGCACaatttactttattttcttCACCAGATTTCTATATCAGG GTTGGCATAGCAGGAGCGCAAGCTGACAAGACAatgaagaaaacaaaaaaaagggaGAACAATTGGACACCAATTTGGGATGAAGAGTTCACATTTCCATTGACTGTTCCAGAATTGGCTTTGCTTCGTGTTGAAGTTCATGACCGTATCATGCCTGAGAAAGATGATTTTGCAGGTCAAACCTGTTTGCCTGTTTCTCAATTAAGGCCAGGCATCCGTGCAGTCCCCCTCTTCAATCGGAAGGGAAATAAGTTCAGTTCAATGAGACTGCTAATGGGGTTTGAGTTTCCAGGAAGTGCCAAGTTTTAG
- the LOC110608574 gene encoding phosphoinositide phospholipase C 5 isoform X1 → MRTCFSGKFRITETEPPSDVKEAFVKYTEGKNYMTAEQLQRFMVEVQSEGGASVSDAEMIVDQILQKRHHITKCVRSCLTLDDFHHFLFSTDLNPPISNQVEQDMTAPLSNYFIYTGHNSYLTGNQISSDCSDVPIEKALKRGVRAVELDVWPNSAKDDVLVLHGWTLTTPVKLITCLKSIKEHAFSSSPYPVIITLEDHLTENLQAKVAQMIAETFGDMLFYPETECLKEFPSPEELKYKIIISAKPPKVKGDLEAKCMKGNGVDLLKERDSSEDIWGKDLSPISSHQEEDGKSDGDTSEQNQGDEYKNVCNHELRPREAPAYKHLISINAGKPKGGLKAALKLEFDNVIRISLSEQKFEKVVATHGTDVVRFTQKNILRIYPKGIRIDSSNYKPMNGWLHGAQMVALNMQGYGKSLWLMHGMFRSNGGCGYVKKPDFFMNTGPENQTFDPRAKLPVKKTLKVKVYMGDGWHLDFKRAQFTLFSSPDFYIRVGIAGAQADKTMKKTKKRENNWTPIWDEEFTFPLTVPELALLRVEVHDRIMPEKDDFAGQTCLPVSQLRPGIRAVPLFNRKGNKFSSMRLLMGFEFPGSAKF, encoded by the exons ATGAGAACGTGCTTTAGTGGGAAGTTTAGGATCACAGAGACAGAACCACCGTCGGATGTGAAGGAAGCATTCGTGAAGTACACGGAAGGCAAGAACTACATGACGGCAGAACAGCTGCAGCGGTTCATGGTAGAAGTTCAGAGTGAAGGTGGCGCTTCAGTCTCTGATGCAGAGATGATAGTGGATCAGATTTTGCAGAAGCGTCATCATATCACAAAGTGTGTAAGGAGCTGTCTCACTCTTGATGATTTTCACCATTTCCTTTTCTCAACAGATCTCAATCCACCCATAAGTAACCAG GTTGAGCAAGATATGACAGCACCTTTGTCCAATTATTTCATATATACAGGGCACAATTCATATTTGACAGGAAATCAAATCAGCAGTGATTGTAGTGATGTCCCTATTGAAAAGGCGCTGAAAAGAGGTGTGAGAGCTGTGGAACTTGATGTATGGCCCAATTCAGCAAAAGATGATGTACTTGTTCTCCATGGATG GACCCTTACAACTCCTGTGAAGCTAATTACGTGTTTGAAGTCCATTAAAGAGCATGCCTTCTCTTCATCTCCATACCCTGTGATAATAACCCTTGAAGATCACCTCACTGAGAATCTACAAGCTAAAGTAGCGCAG atGATTGCCGAGACATTTGGAGACATGCTATTTTATCCTGAAACTGAATGTTTGAAAGAATTCCCTTCGCCAGAGGAACTGAAGTATAAGATAATTATATCAGCCAAACCCCCAAAAGTGAAAGGGGATCTTGAAGCTAAATGCATGAAGGGAAACGGAGTTGATCTACTGaaggaaagagattctagtGAAGATATATGGGGGAAGGACCTATCACCCATTTCATCTCACCAGGAAGAGGATGGGAAG AGTGATGGAGATACAAGTGAGCAGAATCAGGGTGATGAGTACAAGAATGTCTGTAATCATGAACTGCGGCCACGAGAAGCACCTGCATACAAGCATCTAATTTCCATTAATGCTGGAAAGCCCAAGGGTGGGTTAAAGGCCGCATTAAAGCTTGAATTTGATAATGTTATACGCATTAGCCTGAGTGAGCAGAAGTTTGAGAAGGTTGTTGCAACCCATGGAACAGATGTCGTCAG ATTCACTCAGAAGAACATTTTGAGGATATATCCTAAGGGTATTAGGATCGACTCCTCCAACTACAAGCCAATGAATGGTTGGCTGCATGGAGCTCAAATGGTTGCACTTAACATGCAG GGATATGGTAAATCACTATGGTTGATGCATGGGATGTTTAGATCAAATGGAGGGTGTGGTTATGTAAAAAAACCTGATTTTTTTATGAATACAGGTCCAGAAAATCAGACATTTGATCCTAGAGCTAAATTGCCAGTGAAGAAAACACTAAAG GTTAAAGTTTATATGGGAGACGGATGGCATTTAGATTTTAAGCGAGCACaatttactttattttcttCACCAGATTTCTATATCAGG GTTGGCATAGCAGGAGCGCAAGCTGACAAGACAatgaagaaaacaaaaaaaagggaGAACAATTGGACACCAATTTGGGATGAAGAGTTCACATTTCCATTGACTGTTCCAGAATTGGCTTTGCTTCGTGTTGAAGTTCATGACCGTATCATGCCTGAGAAAGATGATTTTGCAGGTCAAACCTGTTTGCCTGTTTCTCAATTAAGGCCAGGCATCCGTGCAGTCCCCCTCTTCAATCGGAAGGGAAATAAGTTCAGTTCAATGAGACTGCTAATGGGGTTTGAGTTTCCAGGAAGTGCCAAGTTTTAG